The nucleotide window TTTGATAAAATTTTAAATAATATTAAAAAAGAAAAAGTAACTTTACTTGATATTGATTTGGTAACAGGAAGAAAGCATCAAATAAGAGTACAGCTTTCGAGTATAGGAAATCCTGTAATCGGAGACAGAAAGTACGGGAAAAAGAAAGAAGAAAACAAGTTATATTTGTGTTGTTATTCTGTATCTTTTGACGATTATAAATTTAAACTGGAAAATGAAAATGAGTATTTTAAGTAAGATAAGTAAATTTCAAAGTGAAATCTAATACTAATAGAGTAAACTTTGAAATAACGTAAGTTATTTATTAAATAAAAATTATATAAATTGTAAAACAAACTGTAATTTTCGGAAAGGTGAGAGAAAATGGGACTTTTTTCAAGTAAAAAATCAAAAAATAAATATGCAACAGTTACTTCAAAATCAAAGTTGACGATGGATGTTGTAGACGATAACAAATGGAAAAAATGCAGCAGATGTAATGAAATAATATACAACGAAGATTTAAAAAATAATCTGAATATCTGCCCTAAATGTGGAAACTACTTCAGATTAACAGCTTTTGAGAGAATAGAGCTTCTTGTTGATGAAGATACTTTTATTGAAGAAGATATGACTTTAAATTCAAAAGATTTTTTAAAGTTCCCGGGATATGAAGAAAAACTTGAAAACTCAAGAGAAAAAAGCAGAATGCTCGACGGGATAATAAGCGGAATAGGAAAGATTAACGGAATTGAAGTAAGTATTGCCGCTATGGAATTCAGCTTCATGGGAGGAAGTATGGGATCCGTTGTCGGTGAGAAAGTAACGAGGGCTTTGGAAAGAGGGATAGAGAAAAAGATTCCTGTTGTTATAGTTTCAAGCTCGGGGGGAGCAAGAATGCAGGAAGGAATAGTTTCTCTTATGCAAATGGCAAAGACTTCGGGAGCCGTTAAAAGACTTAATGAAGCGGGATTACCTTTTATATCGGTTCCGGTAGATCCTACAACGGGAGGTGTAACTGCATCTTTTGCAATGCTTGGAGATATTATAGTAACCGAGCCTAATGCTTTAATAGCGTTTGCCGGTCCGAGAGTTATAGAACAGACGGTAAATCAGAAGTTACCTAAAGGATTTCAAAGAGCTGAATTTTTGCTTGAACACGGTATGGTAGATGTCATAAGTGAAAGAAAAGATTTAAAAATGACAATTTATCGTATACTTGAAAAACTTATATAAGATTATTTATATATTTTACAATTTTGGAGGAAAAATGAGTGTTAAAGAGGAAATAAAAGAATTAGAAGATAAAATAGAAGAATTGAGACGCTTTTCCGCTGAACAGAAAATTGATTTCTCAAAACAGATAGGGGAATTGGAAAAAAATCTTGAAGAAAAATATTTAGAATTTAGTGAAAAAGAAATGGATTCATGGGCGAGAATTCAAATTTCGAGAAATCCCAAAAGACCTTATACTCTTGACTATATAAATGAACTTACTCAGGATTTTGTAGAACTGCATGGAGACAGACTGTCCAAAGATGATCATGCGATAATCGGAGGATTGGCTTCTGTAGACGGTTATAATATAATGATAATCGGGCATCAGAAAGGTAGGGATCTGGAATCGAATATGTACAGAAATTTCGGCATGGCAAGTCCTGAAGGATACAGAAAAGCATTAAGACTTATGAGAATGGCTGAAAGATTTGAGTTGCCTATACTTACTCTTATTGATACTTCGGGAGCATATCCGGGAATAGAAGCTGAAGAAAAAGGTCAGGGAGAAGCTATAGCAAAAAATCTGTCTGAAATGTTCAGTTTAAGAGTTCCTGTTGTTTCTGTAGTTATTGGAGAAGGAGGAAGCGGAGGAGCTTTGGGAATAGGAGTTGCCGATTCTGTTCTGATGCTTGAAAACAGTGTCTATTCCGTTATTTCTCCTGAAGGTTGTGCATCTATACTTTTTAATGATGCAACAAGAGCTGCCGAAGCTGCCAAAAGTCTGAAAATGGATGCTATAAACTTAAAAGGTTTGAAAATAATAGATGAAATAATTGAAGAGCCTCTCGGAGGTGCTCACAGAAATCTTGAAAAGACTGCTCAAAATTTAAAAGCTGCTGTTTTGAAAGAGTTTAAGAAAATAGATAAACTGACAGTAGAAGAATTGCTTGAAAGAAGATACGAAAAGTTCAGAAAAATGGGCGAATATTTTGAAAATGAAGAAAATATTGAAGAAAATGAGAAATAAATTTAAAATTTTAAAATACTGCTTTGTCTTTATATATAGATAAGTGGTATTTTTTATTTTGAATATATAAAAAATTTGATAAAGCAGCTTTAGGATTGATTTTTTATATACTTGACTTTTATTTATTTTGAGGTATAACATATTGTTGAAAATTATCAGTATAAAAAATTATTATACTGACTAAATTTTTAACGGAAATATTTAAATTTTCTACAAAACATAATGGAGGTATAGAAATGAGTAATGGTGTATTAAAAAAATTTTTGTCTCCCAAACTTAGGGAATTAAAAGAAAAAGGACTTTATAATGAGATAGATGTCCTTGACGGTGCAAACGGGCCTGAAATTTTTATTAACGGAAGAAAATTGATTAATCTTTCTTCAAATAACTACTTGGGATTGGCTACAAGAGAAGATGTTAAACAGGCTGAAATAGAAGCTTCCAAAAAATACGGAGCCGGAGCCGGTGCTGTCAGAACTATTAACGGAACAATGGTTATTCACAAAGAATTGGAAGAAACTATAGCCAAGTTTAAGCATACTG belongs to Pseudoleptotrichia goodfellowii and includes:
- a CDS encoding acetyl-CoA carboxylase carboxyltransferase subunit alpha is translated as MSVKEEIKELEDKIEELRRFSAEQKIDFSKQIGELEKNLEEKYLEFSEKEMDSWARIQISRNPKRPYTLDYINELTQDFVELHGDRLSKDDHAIIGGLASVDGYNIMIIGHQKGRDLESNMYRNFGMASPEGYRKALRLMRMAERFELPILTLIDTSGAYPGIEAEEKGQGEAIAKNLSEMFSLRVPVVSVVIGEGGSGGALGIGVADSVLMLENSVYSVISPEGCASILFNDATRAAEAAKSLKMDAINLKGLKIIDEIIEEPLGGAHRNLEKTAQNLKAAVLKEFKKIDKLTVEELLERRYEKFRKMGEYFENEENIEENEK
- the accD gene encoding acetyl-CoA carboxylase, carboxyltransferase subunit beta, with the protein product MGLFSSKKSKNKYATVTSKSKLTMDVVDDNKWKKCSRCNEIIYNEDLKNNLNICPKCGNYFRLTAFERIELLVDEDTFIEEDMTLNSKDFLKFPGYEEKLENSREKSRMLDGIISGIGKINGIEVSIAAMEFSFMGGSMGSVVGEKVTRALERGIEKKIPVVIVSSSGGARMQEGIVSLMQMAKTSGAVKRLNEAGLPFISVPVDPTTGGVTASFAMLGDIIVTEPNALIAFAGPRVIEQTVNQKLPKGFQRAEFLLEHGMVDVISERKDLKMTIYRILEKLI